One stretch of Nitrososphaerota archaeon DNA includes these proteins:
- a CDS encoding ferrous iron transporter B — protein MIRQDHYHFIVIGKEGVGKSQLISSLTDKDALSSNLKGSTVSCEYYTKDNLVFIDTPGIVFDSDSETTKIAISSLKNHDLVLVVIRATNIDQDLGYFLPLVQDKKGVIIITNWDRINTRLAQESVEKLQKESQMPVIPVDARNLTHAQKSKIFASLHNPGIFLKQKLFHTGISVEPKPTILEKKYLGVTIGMILLFVPAILSVIGANYFADYVHPKIADLLSTPNTVLSTLPSPIMDILVGDYGLISMGPFLFVWAAPVVVIYSLLLGVYKSSGLLDRISIAIHPLVKRIGISGRDITRIVMGLGCNVPAVISSRSCSSCSRGTTISAIGFGSACSYQFGASIAVFSASGMTWLVIPFLLYLAGTSVFYTRLVSTKKNRSKLNVLVIEGQIFFERPRFSSIWRESKHSIKQFFKMALPIFFAITFVASILSWSGIIDFFADISSSVMGFFNLPEDAVLAVIFGSIRKDGLLLLAEPNLINSLSPVQILTGVYLAGILLPCIVTVFTVIREMSFRFAIKMIIKQATAAILFTLLLAHSAKLVAVFQILS, from the coding sequence ATGATTAGACAAGATCATTACCATTTTATTGTGATAGGGAAAGAGGGAGTTGGAAAATCACAATTAATCTCATCACTTACTGATAAAGACGCACTCAGTAGTAACCTAAAGGGCTCAACTGTTAGTTGTGAATATTATACAAAAGATAATCTTGTTTTTATCGATACGCCTGGAATAGTGTTTGATTCAGACAGTGAAACTACAAAGATTGCAATCTCATCATTAAAAAATCATGACTTGGTATTGGTTGTAATTCGTGCAACAAATATTGATCAGGATTTAGGCTATTTTTTACCATTGGTCCAAGACAAAAAAGGAGTGATCATAATAACAAATTGGGACAGAATTAACACTAGATTAGCACAAGAATCAGTTGAGAAATTGCAAAAAGAATCCCAGATGCCCGTCATACCTGTGGATGCACGTAATCTTACCCATGCGCAAAAAAGTAAAATTTTTGCTTCATTACATAATCCTGGTATATTTTTAAAACAAAAATTGTTTCATACTGGAATATCAGTAGAACCAAAACCGACAATTCTTGAAAAAAAATACTTAGGAGTTACAATTGGAATGATATTATTATTTGTTCCAGCAATATTATCAGTTATAGGAGCTAATTATTTTGCAGACTATGTTCATCCAAAGATCGCAGATCTTCTGAGTACTCCAAATACCGTTCTATCAACGCTACCATCACCGATAATGGATATTCTTGTTGGAGATTATGGTCTCATATCGATGGGTCCATTTCTTTTCGTTTGGGCAGCTCCCGTAGTTGTAATATACTCATTATTGTTAGGAGTTTACAAGTCAAGTGGCCTATTGGATCGTATTTCAATAGCAATTCATCCATTAGTAAAAAGAATAGGAATCAGTGGTAGAGACATTACACGCATAGTGATGGGGTTAGGTTGTAATGTACCTGCAGTCATAAGTAGCAGATCCTGTTCTAGTTGTTCAAGAGGTACAACAATTTCCGCAATAGGTTTTGGTTCTGCATGTTCATATCAGTTTGGCGCATCTATTGCTGTTTTTTCTGCGTCTGGCATGACATGGTTGGTTATTCCATTTTTGCTCTATTTAGCCGGAACTTCAGTATTTTACACCAGACTTGTGAGCACAAAGAAAAATCGCTCCAAGCTAAATGTACTAGTAATTGAAGGTCAGATATTCTTTGAACGACCGAGATTTAGTTCAATCTGGAGAGAATCAAAACACAGTATCAAACAATTCTTCAAGATGGCATTACCGATTTTTTTTGCAATAACATTTGTTGCATCAATCTTAAGTTGGAGTGGTATTATTGATTTTTTTGCAGACATATCTAGTTCTGTAATGGGATTTTTTAATTTGCCAGAAGATGCAGTGCTTGCTGTAATATTTGGCTCTATTCGAAAAGATGGCTTGTTACTTTTGGCAGAGCCAAATCTGATAAATTCATTGTCGCCAGTTCAGATTCTCACAGGAGTATATCTTGCAGGAATATTGCTTCCCTGTATTGTAACTGTTTTTACGGTAATACGTGAAATGTCATTTAGATTTGCTATAAAGATGATTATAAAACAAGCCACTGCAGCAATTTTATTTACATTACTTTTAGCTCATAGTGCTAAACTTGTTGCAGTCTTTCAGATTCTTAGTTAA
- a CDS encoding CopG family ribbon-helix-helix protein: MVIVSISLNTDILSEIDKLQKSLGFTGRSEVIRAGIRTFVSEEKQKTNLTGKQNAILLVIHEDEYDNVVAGIKHDYEDLILTHLHSKIDGERCMELFILAGDGKHVKAITQGFQTNKNMDTVKLFAI; encoded by the coding sequence ATGGTAATTGTTTCCATTTCATTGAATACAGACATACTCAGTGAGATAGACAAGTTACAAAAATCTCTTGGCTTTACTGGCAGATCAGAAGTAATTAGAGCAGGAATCAGAACATTTGTTTCTGAGGAAAAACAAAAAACCAACCTAACGGGAAAACAAAATGCAATTTTGCTGGTTATACACGAAGATGAATACGATAATGTGGTAGCAGGAATAAAACATGATTATGAAGATCTCATTTTGACCCATCTTCACAGTAAAATAGACGGTGAGCGATGTATGGAACTATTCATTTTAGCAGGTGATGGTAAGCACGTAAAGGCAATCACCCAAGGATTTCAGACCAATAAAAACATGGATACCGTAAAGCTATTTGCTATTTAG
- a CDS encoding ABC transporter substrate-binding protein: MNKAASVAIGVGIAAAIIVAVIALAQSNPSVIENESPTQPTMIPQPQTSKIKIVASFYPLYEFSKNIAGDNADVSMFIPVGIEPHDWEPSIGDLVTLKESDVFVYNGVGMEPFVDKLIDSGEYSNLLFVETTNGIELIETEEHSGEEEHSGEEEHSGEEEHSGEEEHSGEEEHSGEEEHSGEEEHSGEEEHSGEEEHSGEEEHSGEEEHAHKFPYDPHVWLDPILAKEQVMIIKDALIKVDADNAQYYEDNANAYSAKLDELDSKIRTELSSCNKDTIVPFHNAFSYFGNRYGIKTQALSGLAPESEATARDLKEIIDFVKENQIKIIFAEELVDPKLAQVLADEAGAQILVLSPLEGITVEEQENGTSYIQKMEENLKNIKVALECQ, from the coding sequence ATGAATAAAGCGGCATCTGTGGCAATTGGAGTTGGAATCGCAGCTGCAATAATTGTGGCAGTAATTGCTCTAGCGCAATCAAATCCGTCCGTAATAGAAAATGAGTCTCCAACACAACCTACTATGATTCCGCAACCACAGACTTCTAAAATCAAAATCGTTGCATCGTTTTATCCACTTTATGAATTTTCTAAAAATATTGCTGGTGACAATGCTGATGTGTCAATGTTTATCCCAGTTGGAATTGAACCACATGACTGGGAACCAAGTATTGGCGATCTAGTAACACTAAAGGAATCTGATGTTTTTGTGTATAATGGTGTTGGCATGGAACCGTTTGTCGATAAGCTTATCGATTCTGGCGAATATTCTAATTTGCTTTTTGTAGAGACAACTAATGGAATTGAGCTAATAGAAACTGAAGAACACTCAGGTGAAGAAGAACACTCAGGTGAAGAAGAACACTCAGGTGAAGAAGAACACTCAGGTGAAGAAGAACACTCAGGTGAAGAAGAACACTCAGGTGAAGAAGAACACTCAGGTGAAGAAGAACACTCAGGTGAAGAAGAACACTCAGGTGAAGAAGAACACTCAGGTGAAGAAGAACACTCAGGTGAAGAAGAACACGCACACAAATTTCCATATGATCCACACGTATGGCTTGATCCAATTCTGGCAAAAGAGCAAGTCATGATCATAAAGGATGCCCTAATCAAAGTGGATGCAGACAATGCGCAATATTATGAGGATAATGCAAATGCCTACTCTGCAAAACTGGATGAGCTTGACTCTAAAATAAGAACAGAACTATCAAGCTGCAACAAGGACACCATAGTTCCATTTCACAATGCTTTTTCATATTTTGGAAATAGGTACGGAATAAAAACCCAGGCGTTATCTGGCCTAGCACCAGAATCTGAAGCTACTGCACGTGACCTAAAAGAGATAATTGACTTTGTAAAAGAAAACCAAATCAAAATAATCTTTGCAGAAGAATTGGTAGATCCAAAGCTTGCCCAAGTGCTTGCTGACGAAGCCGGAGCCCAGATCTTGGTTTTGAGTCCACTCGAGGGAATAACTGTGGAAGAGCAAGAGAACGGAACGTCATATATTCAGAAAATGGAAGAAAATCTAAAGAACATCAAAGTGGCACTTGAATGTCAATGA
- a CDS encoding metal ABC transporter ATP-binding protein, which translates to MKALQVSDVSISYNGSLAVDKVSFDVEEGDLLGIVGPNGAGKTTFFRAILGLQNYSGKIRLFGLEGKKYHPLLPLIGYVSQKVNFEQNFPATVSEVVAMGLLPEKHLHKSATILQNCGCCWNRVYKKINKDSDKVLEALRTVNLESYKDRRIGDLSGGELQRVFIAKALVKDPILLILDEPVTGVDVETQKKFYGVIKKINEENKITIVWSSHDLEAIAKLANRVACMNRQLFFHGQKEEFFSNKELLKTYSESAMQMHMHHH; encoded by the coding sequence ATGAAAGCACTCCAAGTCTCTGATGTTTCTATATCCTACAATGGGAGTCTTGCAGTAGACAAGGTAAGTTTTGATGTGGAAGAGGGTGACCTCTTGGGAATAGTCGGCCCAAACGGCGCCGGAAAGACAACTTTCTTTCGCGCAATTTTGGGACTGCAAAACTATTCTGGTAAAATAAGACTATTCGGCCTTGAGGGAAAAAAATACCATCCATTGTTACCCCTAATCGGATACGTCTCCCAAAAGGTAAACTTTGAGCAAAACTTTCCTGCAACAGTCTCTGAGGTGGTGGCAATGGGGCTTTTGCCAGAAAAACATCTTCACAAGAGCGCAACCATACTTCAAAACTGTGGATGTTGCTGGAATCGCGTCTACAAAAAAATTAACAAAGACAGCGACAAGGTTCTAGAAGCGCTAAGAACAGTAAACTTGGAATCATACAAGGACCGAAGAATTGGTGATCTTTCTGGAGGGGAGCTACAGCGAGTCTTTATCGCAAAAGCACTAGTCAAGGATCCAATTTTGTTGATACTGGATGAGCCGGTAACCGGTGTTGATGTAGAAACACAAAAGAAATTCTATGGCGTAATAAAAAAAATCAACGAGGAAAACAAGATAACGATAGTCTGGTCGTCGCATGACCTAGAAGCAATTGCCAAGCTTGCAAACAGAGTTGCATGCATGAATCGGCAACTCTTTTTCCACGGACAAAAGGAGGAATTCTTCTCAAATAAGGAGTTACTCAAGACTTACTCGGAATCTGCAATGCAGATGCACATGCATCACCACTGA